A single genomic interval of Sphingopyxis sp. CCNWLW2 harbors:
- a CDS encoding TolC family protein translates to MFRFVAALVAATSCVAIAHAQEAGTESRQISGPLLTLDEAVALAGGSAPAAEAAAADVDAANAARRAAGLRPNPALSVEVENFVGTGPYNGVNGADVTASVAIPLELGGKRQARVAVAHAATHRAQIAQAIAQADVRLQVTELYIQASAAEVRVAMAEDQYRIAGDTARAATIRVQAGRASPLEQERAEVARLTAEAEADKARRLADAARANLARRVGRPVAGPLDIAVLGGPGNGTTGPPRPVSAAGTLALAAADADLRTADASVRLARSQRVPDVTVGPGVRRIEATNDVAAVFSVSVPLPLFKNGRAAVDQANAERRRADAQRRVTALDVEQAISDAETEAANAAATARVASGPALSAAMEAARIARIGYREGKFGQLELLDAERTLTEMRVASIEALASYQLAKARLERLTAPAPLEGN, encoded by the coding sequence CAGATATCCGGCCCGCTTCTGACGCTCGACGAGGCCGTTGCGCTCGCGGGCGGCAGCGCGCCCGCGGCCGAAGCCGCGGCGGCGGACGTCGATGCCGCAAACGCCGCGCGCCGCGCGGCGGGGCTCCGGCCCAATCCCGCGCTTTCGGTCGAAGTCGAGAATTTCGTCGGCACCGGGCCCTATAATGGCGTCAATGGCGCCGATGTGACGGCAAGCGTCGCGATCCCGCTCGAACTCGGCGGCAAGCGGCAAGCGCGCGTCGCGGTTGCCCATGCCGCGACGCACCGCGCGCAAATCGCCCAGGCGATCGCCCAGGCGGACGTAAGACTGCAAGTGACCGAACTCTATATCCAGGCCTCCGCCGCCGAAGTGCGGGTCGCGATGGCCGAGGATCAATATCGTATCGCGGGCGACACCGCGCGCGCCGCGACAATCCGGGTGCAGGCGGGGCGCGCATCGCCGCTCGAACAGGAGCGCGCCGAAGTCGCGCGCCTGACCGCGGAAGCCGAGGCCGACAAGGCGCGGCGCCTCGCCGATGCCGCCCGTGCCAATCTCGCGCGGCGCGTCGGACGTCCGGTCGCCGGCCCGCTCGACATAGCGGTGCTCGGCGGACCCGGAAACGGAACGACGGGTCCACCCCGCCCCGTTTCGGCGGCGGGCACGCTCGCGTTGGCGGCCGCCGACGCCGATCTCCGGACCGCCGATGCCAGCGTCCGGCTGGCACGCTCGCAACGCGTGCCCGACGTCACGGTCGGGCCGGGGGTTCGCCGGATCGAGGCGACCAACGATGTGGCGGCGGTGTTCAGCGTTTCGGTGCCACTGCCGCTGTTCAAAAACGGACGCGCGGCGGTCGACCAGGCGAATGCCGAGCGGCGGCGCGCCGACGCGCAGCGCCGCGTCACCGCGCTCGACGTCGAGCAGGCGATCAGCGATGCCGAGACAGAGGCCGCCAATGCGGCAGCGACGGCGCGGGTCGCGAGCGGCCCCGCCCTCTCGGCGGCGATGGAAGCGGCCCGGATCGCGCGCATCGGCTACCGCGAGGGCAAGTTCGGGCAGCTCGAACTGCTCGATGCCGAACGGACGCTGACCGAGATGCGGGTCGCGTCGATCGAAGCGCTCGCCTCCTATCAACTTGCCAAGGCCCGGTTGGAACGCCTCACGGCTCCCGCGCCCCTCGAAGGAAATTGA
- a CDS encoding efflux RND transporter periplasmic adaptor subunit, with protein MTINISRKLLLAATLPLFLAACGGGESAKPADEHGEEEAGHADEGKIALTNEQIKIAGIALGRPTGGSAGALQLPATIEGDPQATQAVSAAIGGRVVALNRNLGQTIGRGQTLAIIESREAAQLQGEVQATRARLALANSNLAREERLFAQRVSPEQDVIAARTAATEARIAYQLAQQQVSAAGGGGGQLNRIAIAAPISGQVIARSVVLGQTVAADAELYRIANLSSVSLSLNLQPADAGRIRPGAIVSVSAPGRQATGKISFVSPALDPATKLVPAIAILDNRAGQWRVGEAVTASVALADADGDASISIPSTAIQTVEGKSVVFVRTKEGFEVVPVVLGDRAGANVIIRSGLKGTEQIAITNSFALKSEIGKGEAGHED; from the coding sequence ATGACCATCAACATCAGCCGAAAGCTGCTGCTCGCCGCGACACTGCCGCTCTTCCTCGCGGCGTGCGGCGGCGGCGAGAGCGCCAAGCCCGCCGACGAGCATGGCGAGGAAGAGGCCGGCCATGCCGACGAAGGAAAAATCGCGCTCACGAACGAACAGATCAAGATCGCCGGGATCGCCCTCGGTCGCCCGACGGGCGGCAGCGCCGGCGCCCTGCAATTGCCGGCGACGATCGAAGGCGATCCGCAAGCAACCCAAGCCGTGTCGGCCGCGATCGGCGGGCGCGTCGTCGCCCTCAATCGCAATCTTGGGCAGACCATCGGCCGGGGACAGACGCTCGCGATCATCGAAAGCCGCGAGGCAGCACAGCTCCAGGGCGAAGTGCAGGCCACGCGCGCGCGCCTCGCGCTCGCCAACTCCAATCTCGCCCGCGAGGAGCGGCTGTTCGCGCAGCGCGTGTCGCCCGAGCAGGATGTCATTGCGGCGCGCACCGCCGCGACCGAGGCGCGGATCGCTTATCAGCTCGCCCAGCAACAGGTATCGGCAGCGGGGGGCGGTGGCGGCCAGCTCAACCGGATCGCGATTGCCGCACCGATCTCGGGACAGGTGATCGCGCGCAGCGTCGTTCTCGGACAGACCGTCGCCGCCGACGCCGAGCTTTACCGCATCGCGAACCTGTCGAGCGTTTCGCTGTCGCTGAACCTTCAGCCCGCGGACGCAGGACGCATTCGCCCGGGCGCTATCGTTTCGGTCAGCGCGCCCGGACGCCAGGCGACCGGCAAGATCAGCTTCGTCTCGCCCGCGCTCGATCCGGCCACGAAGCTCGTGCCCGCGATCGCGATCCTCGATAATCGCGCCGGACAATGGCGCGTCGGCGAAGCGGTGACCGCCTCGGTCGCGCTCGCTGACGCAGACGGCGATGCATCGATCAGCATTCCCTCGACCGCGATCCAGACCGTCGAAGGCAAGAGTGTCGTGTTCGTTCGCACCAAAGAGGGTTTCGAGGTCGTTCCGGTCGTGCTGGGCGACCGCGCCGGCGCCAATGTGATCATACGCTCGGGGCTCAAGGGCACCGAACAGATCGCCATCACCAACAGCTTCGCGCTCAAGTCGGAAATCGGCAAGGGCGAAGCAGGCCATGAGGATTAA
- a CDS encoding efflux RND transporter permease subunit, whose product MIARTVTWAVEKRWLVVLLTAIAAVIGAFALSRLPIDAVPDITNNQIQINVRAPALSPELVEKQVAFPIETALAGIPGLEYTRSLSRNGFAQVTAVFTDGTDIYFARQQVGERLNEATETMPDGVRPEMGPIATGLGEVYMWTVRLAHRKDDTHKPGEPGLQPDGSYVTPEGERLVTEADKATYLRTAQDWIVTPLLRTVPGVAGIDAIGGYSKQYMVVPDVQRLAALDLSLTDLAEALERNNTSVGGGVVERNGEGLAVRSDALIRDTAELSRVVVATRSGVPITLDQVASVRTGQAVRMGSASENGTEVVVGTAIMRIGENSRAVATAVADRLEATNASLPPDVVIEPVLDRTKLVNSTIWTVGKNLTEGALLVIVVLFLLLGNFRAALIAALVIPITMLLTSFGMLRAGVSANLMSLGALDFGLIVDGAVIIVENALRRMAEFQHREGRILTLQERLASVAAAAREMVRPSVYGQAIIILVYVPLLTLSGVEGKTFIPMALTVIIALAFAFILSLTFVPAAIAIWLSKRVEEKEGRVMVWLKQRYEPGLDRAMSKPKVTLGAGIGGFVVAILAFFSLGQVFLPQLDEGDLLIQAFRVPSTSVQQSQAMQVPIERMLSKQPEVDIVFSKTGTADLASDPMPPNATDNFVILKPRKEWPDPSLPKAELVERLEKELNEIAGNAYEITQPIQMRFNELIAGVRGDIAVKVYGDDFDAMTRTAQEIAAILRKTVGATDVRVEETEGLSMLDIRANREAMARLGVTAQDVQDVVTATIGGRQAGTIFEGDRRFPVVVRLSDAQRSDLSVLEQVQVRVPGGSFVPLASVADIRVVDGPNQISRENGKRRVVVQANVRGRAISDVVADAKAGIAKDVRLPAGSYLEWGGQFENLASARDRLLLVIPACFILILLLLYGALRSPRDAAIVFTGVPLALIGGVLALFLRGMDFSISAAVGFIALSGIAVLNGLVMVSSIQELMRSGMARAEAARQGALMRLRPVVMTALVASLGFVPMALATGAGAEVQKPLATVVIGGLISATLLTLFVLPTLYARYGGGRALKDERTNDGAFA is encoded by the coding sequence ATGATCGCCCGCACCGTCACCTGGGCGGTCGAGAAGCGCTGGCTTGTCGTCCTGCTCACCGCCATTGCCGCCGTCATCGGAGCCTTCGCGCTGTCGCGCCTGCCGATCGACGCGGTTCCCGACATCACCAACAACCAGATCCAGATCAACGTCCGCGCGCCGGCGCTTTCACCCGAACTTGTCGAGAAGCAGGTCGCCTTCCCGATCGAGACTGCGCTCGCGGGGATTCCAGGGCTTGAATATACACGCTCGCTGAGCCGCAACGGTTTCGCACAGGTCACGGCCGTTTTCACCGATGGGACCGATATCTATTTTGCGCGCCAGCAGGTCGGCGAGCGCCTCAATGAAGCGACCGAGACCATGCCCGACGGCGTCCGGCCCGAGATGGGTCCGATCGCGACGGGTCTCGGCGAAGTCTATATGTGGACGGTGCGTCTCGCGCACCGCAAGGACGATACGCACAAGCCCGGCGAACCCGGCCTCCAACCCGACGGCAGCTATGTAACGCCCGAGGGCGAACGCCTCGTCACCGAGGCGGACAAGGCCACCTATCTTCGCACCGCGCAGGACTGGATCGTCACGCCGCTGCTCCGTACCGTCCCGGGCGTCGCCGGGATCGATGCGATCGGCGGCTATTCGAAGCAATATATGGTCGTGCCCGATGTGCAAAGGCTGGCGGCGCTCGACCTCAGCCTCACCGATCTTGCCGAAGCCCTCGAACGCAACAACACAAGCGTCGGCGGCGGGGTCGTCGAACGCAACGGCGAAGGGCTTGCCGTTCGTTCCGATGCGCTCATTCGCGATACCGCCGAGCTGTCGCGGGTCGTGGTCGCGACGCGGTCGGGCGTACCGATCACGCTCGACCAGGTGGCAAGCGTCCGTACCGGCCAAGCCGTACGCATGGGCTCGGCATCGGAGAATGGCACCGAGGTCGTCGTCGGCACCGCGATCATGCGCATCGGCGAGAACAGCCGAGCCGTCGCGACCGCGGTTGCCGACCGGCTCGAAGCGACCAACGCGTCGCTCCCGCCCGACGTCGTCATCGAGCCGGTTCTCGATCGCACCAAGCTCGTCAATTCGACGATCTGGACGGTCGGCAAGAACCTGACCGAGGGCGCGCTGCTTGTTATCGTCGTGCTCTTCCTGCTGCTCGGCAATTTCCGCGCGGCGCTGATCGCGGCGCTCGTTATCCCGATCACCATGCTCCTCACCAGCTTCGGTATGCTGCGCGCTGGCGTGTCGGCGAACCTGATGAGCCTCGGCGCGCTCGACTTCGGCCTGATCGTCGATGGCGCCGTCATCATCGTCGAAAATGCGCTGCGACGCATGGCCGAGTTCCAGCACCGCGAGGGGCGGATCCTGACGCTTCAGGAGAGGCTTGCTTCGGTCGCAGCGGCGGCGCGCGAGATGGTGCGCCCCTCGGTCTATGGCCAGGCGATCATCATCCTCGTCTATGTGCCTTTGCTCACCTTGAGCGGTGTCGAAGGCAAGACCTTCATTCCGATGGCGCTGACCGTGATCATTGCGCTCGCCTTCGCTTTCATCCTCTCGCTCACCTTCGTGCCGGCCGCGATCGCCATCTGGCTCTCCAAGCGCGTCGAGGAGAAGGAGGGCCGCGTCATGGTGTGGCTGAAGCAACGCTACGAACCCGGTCTCGACCGGGCGATGAGCAAACCCAAGGTCACGCTCGGCGCCGGGATCGGCGGGTTCGTCGTCGCAATCCTTGCCTTCTTCTCGCTCGGCCAGGTGTTCTTGCCGCAGCTCGACGAGGGCGACCTGCTTATCCAGGCGTTCCGCGTTCCCTCGACCTCGGTCCAGCAGAGCCAGGCGATGCAGGTGCCGATCGAACGGATGCTCTCGAAGCAGCCCGAGGTCGACATCGTCTTCTCGAAGACCGGAACGGCTGACCTCGCCTCCGATCCGATGCCGCCCAATGCGACCGACAATTTCGTGATCCTGAAACCCCGAAAGGAGTGGCCCGACCCCAGCCTGCCCAAGGCCGAACTGGTCGAACGGCTGGAAAAGGAGCTGAACGAGATTGCGGGCAATGCCTATGAGATCACGCAGCCGATCCAGATGCGCTTCAACGAGCTCATCGCCGGCGTACGCGGCGACATTGCCGTCAAAGTCTATGGCGACGACTTCGACGCCATGACCCGGACCGCGCAGGAAATCGCCGCGATCTTGCGGAAGACCGTTGGCGCGACCGATGTGCGTGTCGAAGAAACCGAAGGTCTCTCGATGCTCGATATTCGGGCGAACCGCGAGGCGATGGCGCGACTCGGCGTCACCGCACAGGATGTGCAGGATGTCGTAACCGCGACGATCGGCGGCCGCCAGGCCGGCACGATCTTCGAGGGCGACCGCCGCTTCCCCGTGGTCGTCCGGCTGTCGGACGCGCAGCGCTCGGACCTCTCGGTGCTCGAACAGGTGCAGGTCCGCGTTCCCGGCGGCTCTTTCGTGCCGCTTGCCAGCGTCGCCGACATCCGCGTCGTCGATGGACCCAACCAGATCAGTCGCGAAAATGGCAAGCGGCGCGTCGTCGTCCAGGCCAATGTTCGCGGCCGCGCGATTTCCGACGTCGTCGCCGATGCCAAGGCAGGTATCGCGAAGGATGTCCGCTTACCCGCGGGCAGCTACCTCGAATGGGGCGGACAGTTCGAGAATCTGGCCTCCGCTCGCGATCGGCTCCTGCTCGTCATCCCGGCGTGTTTCATCCTGATCCTGCTGCTGCTCTACGGCGCGCTTCGTTCGCCGCGCGACGCGGCGATCGTGTTCACCGGGGTGCCGCTGGCGTTGATCGGCGGCGTGCTTGCCCTGTTCCTGCGCGGCATGGATTTCTCCATCTCGGCAGCAGTCGGGTTCATCGCGCTGTCGGGTATCGCGGTGCTCAACGGGCTCGTGATGGTGTCGTCGATCCAGGAGCTGATGCGCTCGGGCATGGCGCGGGCGGAAGCCGCGCGGCAAGGCGCGCTCATGCGCCTGCGTCCCGTGGTGATGACCGCGCTTGTCGCAAGTCTCGGATTCGTGCCGATGGCGCTAGCGACCGGCGCCGGCGCCGAGGTGCAGAAACCGCTCGCGACAGTGGTGATCGGGGGGCTGATCTCGGCGACCTTGCTCACCCTGTTCGTACTTCCGACGCTCTACGCGCGTTATGGAGGCGGACGCGCGCTGAAGGACGAAAGGACGAACGATGGCGCATTCGCATAG
- a CDS encoding cation diffusion facilitator family transporter, whose translation MAHSHSQKEGGHSGHDHAAGANSRSLTIALALTGTFLVAELVGAWLFNSLALLSDAAHMFTDAAALAIALAAIRIGRRPADVKRTYGYRRFEILAAAFNALLLFAVAAYILYEGIKRFVEPQEVQSLGMLAVAAAGLIINLVSMRVLAGGKDESLNVKGAYLEVWADMLGSLGVIGAAILIHFTGWSWVDPIVAIAIGLWVLPRTWILLRDTTNILLQGVPRGVDLGAVRASIAAVEGVAEVHDLHLWSIAGRDMSLTAHVVLTPGREADAVRLAVSEALHDAFAIAHATLQMESASEQCAEPEHD comes from the coding sequence ATGGCGCATTCGCATAGTCAAAAAGAGGGCGGCCATTCCGGGCACGACCATGCGGCGGGCGCGAACAGCCGGAGCCTGACAATCGCGCTGGCGCTGACGGGCACATTTCTCGTCGCCGAACTGGTAGGGGCGTGGCTGTTCAACAGCCTCGCCCTGCTCTCCGATGCGGCGCATATGTTCACCGATGCGGCCGCGCTCGCGATTGCGCTGGCCGCGATCCGCATCGGCCGCCGCCCCGCCGACGTCAAGCGCACCTATGGCTACCGCCGCTTCGAAATCCTCGCCGCAGCGTTCAATGCGCTGCTGCTCTTCGCGGTTGCCGCTTACATTCTCTACGAAGGGATCAAGCGTTTCGTCGAGCCGCAGGAGGTCCAGTCGCTCGGCATGCTGGCGGTTGCCGCCGCAGGGCTCATCATCAATCTTGTATCGATGCGCGTGCTTGCGGGCGGCAAGGATGAGAGCCTCAACGTCAAAGGCGCCTATCTCGAGGTCTGGGCCGATATGCTCGGTTCGCTCGGGGTCATCGGGGCCGCGATCCTGATCCATTTCACCGGCTGGAGCTGGGTCGACCCGATCGTCGCGATCGCGATCGGTCTCTGGGTGCTGCCGCGGACGTGGATTCTTCTGCGCGACACCACCAATATCCTGCTGCAAGGCGTTCCGCGCGGCGTCGATCTGGGGGCGGTGCGCGCAAGCATCGCAGCTGTCGAGGGTGTGGCCGAAGTCCATGACCTCCATCTCTGGTCCATCGCAGGCCGCGATATGAGCCTGACGGCGCATGTCGTCCTGACGCCGGGGCGCGAAGCGGACGCCGTTCGGCTGGCGGTTTCGGAAGCGTTGCACGACGCGTTCGCAATCGCGCACGCGACATTACAGATGGAATCCGCCAGCGAGCAATGCGCCGAGCCGGAGCATGACTAG
- a CDS encoding class I SAM-dependent methyltransferase, which yields MADTNRDFVPALGKAGNIERYDAVLALMTREKRWRGELVKLVAPGAGETIVDIGCGTGTLAIALKAAAPTSIILGVDPDPDILDIARRKAGEADADILWFEAMGDALDPIGPLQQCDKIVSSLVLHQCPMEVKEAIVGQMWRLLKPGGGLYIADYGEQRSLLMRTLFRQVQMIDGFELTEPNARGCVPEILCSAGFRDVEEVRAIQTPTGSISLYRAER from the coding sequence ATGGCAGACACAAATCGAGATTTCGTGCCCGCGCTGGGCAAGGCGGGCAATATCGAGCGATATGATGCGGTGCTCGCCTTGATGACGCGCGAGAAGAGGTGGCGGGGCGAGCTGGTGAAGCTCGTCGCTCCGGGGGCCGGCGAGACGATCGTCGATATCGGATGCGGCACCGGAACGCTTGCGATAGCGCTGAAGGCGGCGGCCCCGACCAGCATCATCTTGGGCGTCGATCCCGATCCGGATATACTCGACATCGCCCGCAGAAAGGCAGGAGAGGCGGATGCGGACATCCTCTGGTTCGAGGCGATGGGCGATGCGCTCGATCCAATCGGCCCGCTCCAGCAATGCGACAAGATCGTCTCGAGCCTCGTGCTCCATCAATGCCCGATGGAGGTGAAGGAAGCGATCGTCGGTCAGATGTGGCGGCTGCTGAAACCGGGCGGCGGGCTCTACATCGCCGACTATGGCGAGCAACGCTCGCTCCTGATGCGAACTTTGTTCCGTCAGGTCCAGATGATCGATGGCTTCGAGCTTACCGAGCCGAATGCGCGGGGCTGCGTCCCCGAAATCCTGTGCAGCGCGGGTTTTCGCGATGTCGAGGAAGTCCGGGCCATCCAGACCCCGACGGGCTCGATCTCCCTCTATCGGGCGGAGCGCTAG
- a CDS encoding helix-turn-helix transcriptional regulator yields MAKNFWQGALRIEGETAWWSGTIGDAIPHRHFAAQAVFADSPVRAIGSDGREISGTCLLIEPNARHQLLPSAGADICFVEPTAGFGPPDKLRDRIEVGRFQIVPGAATRPFWQDWMTRAPRRSIDTRISDMIATIEQRLPLGTVRLFDVAAGTRLSVGRLRHLFASEIGMPFQRYILWRRLSAAFEGLLAGSNITEAAHGAGFADAAHFARTIKAMFGIRASDIILER; encoded by the coding sequence ATGGCGAAGAATTTCTGGCAGGGCGCCTTGCGCATCGAGGGCGAGACGGCTTGGTGGTCGGGCACGATCGGCGATGCGATTCCCCATCGTCATTTTGCGGCCCAGGCGGTCTTCGCGGATTCGCCCGTGCGCGCCATCGGTAGCGACGGCCGCGAAATTTCGGGCACCTGCCTGTTGATCGAACCCAACGCCCGGCACCAACTGCTCCCGTCCGCCGGTGCGGATATCTGTTTTGTCGAACCGACCGCCGGCTTCGGTCCGCCGGACAAGCTGCGAGATCGCATCGAAGTAGGCCGGTTCCAGATTGTGCCGGGCGCTGCGACGCGTCCCTTCTGGCAAGACTGGATGACGCGCGCCCCGCGGCGAAGCATCGACACGCGCATCTCGGACATGATTGCCACGATCGAACAGCGCCTCCCGCTCGGCACGGTTCGTCTGTTCGATGTCGCCGCCGGGACGCGGCTTTCGGTCGGTCGGCTTCGGCACCTCTTCGCTTCCGAGATTGGTATGCCGTTCCAACGCTATATCCTGTGGCGGCGCCTGAGCGCGGCGTTCGAGGGGCTGCTGGCAGGATCGAACATCACCGAGGCCGCCCATGGAGCCGGCTTTGCCGACGCCGCGCATTTTGCCCGGACGATCAAGGCCATGTTCGGCATCCGCGCCAGCGACATCATTCTGGAGCGATAG
- a CDS encoding tetratricopeptide repeat protein: MATLGLNPTEKEAVEAFRRDVVEPSMTSLVILDFWAEWCGPCKQLGPVLEKVAEDYADKGVVLVKVDVDANRFIAGQFQVQSIPTVYAIFQGQPVANLTNARTESQLKAILDQLLAQLPIESEATARAIEIAPLIEMGESVLAEGDGPRAASVFAQIIDMAPDNAAAHGGLIRALVLAGDIEGAQAALDVVPAEIGEDPAIAQAKSALALAADAPDAGELAAFEAAVAANPGDHQARFDLASAQIGAGQRDAAADNLLHIVAADREWNEDAARAKLLSLFEAVGLEDAWVAAQRRRLSLILFG; the protein is encoded by the coding sequence GTGGCCACGCTCGGTCTGAATCCCACCGAAAAGGAAGCCGTCGAAGCCTTCCGCCGCGACGTCGTCGAACCCTCGATGACCAGCCTCGTCATCCTCGATTTCTGGGCCGAATGGTGCGGACCGTGCAAGCAGCTCGGCCCGGTGCTCGAAAAGGTCGCCGAAGATTATGCCGACAAGGGCGTCGTACTGGTCAAGGTCGACGTCGACGCGAATCGCTTCATCGCCGGCCAGTTCCAGGTCCAGTCGATCCCGACCGTCTATGCGATCTTCCAGGGCCAGCCGGTCGCCAACCTGACCAACGCACGCACCGAAAGCCAGCTCAAGGCGATTCTCGACCAGCTGCTCGCGCAGCTGCCGATCGAGAGCGAGGCGACCGCGCGCGCGATCGAAATCGCCCCGCTGATCGAAATGGGCGAAAGCGTTCTGGCCGAAGGCGACGGTCCGCGCGCCGCAAGCGTCTTTGCGCAGATCATCGACATGGCGCCCGACAATGCCGCGGCGCATGGCGGGCTGATTCGCGCGCTTGTGCTTGCGGGCGATATCGAGGGGGCGCAGGCCGCGCTCGATGTCGTTCCGGCCGAGATCGGCGAAGATCCCGCGATCGCGCAGGCGAAAAGCGCGCTTGCGCTCGCCGCCGATGCCCCCGACGCCGGCGAGCTCGCCGCCTTCGAGGCTGCGGTGGCCGCGAATCCCGGTGACCATCAGGCACGCTTCGACCTTGCGAGCGCGCAGATCGGCGCGGGTCAGCGCGATGCCGCCGCGGACAATCTGCTCCACATCGTCGCCGCCGATCGCGAATGGAACGAGGACGCCGCGCGCGCCAAGCTGCTCTCGCTGTTCGAAGCCGTCGGCCTTGAGGATGCGTGGGTCGCCGCCCAGCGCCGCCGCCTGTCGCTGATCCTGTTCGGCTGA
- a CDS encoding LON peptidase substrate-binding domain-containing protein has translation MGETAPLTIQRIAIFPLTGAVLFPGLHLPLHIFEPRYSAMVQEVLARDRQIGMIQPRQLPGEEDREPPALYDVGCVGRIVDVEALDEGRFNLVLEGVARFRVRRELDVTTPFRQVEAEIELEAEEEAVLASIERASLEREAKRFAARQGYVVDWDSVGQLDDATLVNGIAQVAPFDAAAKQALLEATPIDARAELVVQLMQFFGRFDGDDGRATLQ, from the coding sequence ATGGGCGAAACCGCGCCCCTGACTATCCAGCGGATCGCGATCTTTCCGCTCACCGGCGCGGTGCTTTTCCCCGGGCTGCACCTGCCGCTGCATATCTTCGAGCCGCGCTATTCGGCGATGGTGCAGGAGGTACTCGCGCGCGACCGGCAGATCGGGATGATCCAGCCGCGCCAGCTTCCCGGCGAAGAGGATCGCGAACCGCCCGCGCTCTATGACGTCGGCTGCGTCGGCCGGATCGTCGACGTCGAGGCGCTCGACGAGGGGCGCTTCAACCTCGTCCTCGAAGGCGTCGCGCGCTTTCGCGTCCGCCGCGAACTCGACGTCACGACGCCGTTCCGGCAGGTCGAGGCCGAGATCGAACTCGAAGCCGAGGAAGAGGCGGTGCTCGCGAGCATCGAGCGCGCGAGCCTCGAACGCGAGGCCAAGCGCTTTGCGGCGCGGCAGGGCTATGTCGTCGACTGGGATTCGGTCGGCCAGCTCGACGACGCCACGCTCGTCAACGGCATCGCGCAGGTCGCACCGTTCGATGCCGCCGCGAAGCAGGCGCTGCTCGAAGCGACGCCGATCGACGCGCGCGCCGAACTCGTCGTTCAGCTGATGCAATTTTTCGGCCGTTTCGACGGCGACGACGGCCGCGCCACGCTGCAATAG
- a CDS encoding sigma factor yields the protein MSAKSDAFEAAVTDYIQARTALDAVPGARTRALTDRSFARLAALAAPRIRYFTRSYGLIDVAEDAAQVCAIALHRAAERYDPARARFTTYVNWQFRAELQALRHRLHGDQRCAGRRHVTATLSLDALQEEGADAWLTDPAAENATEQGAADNLAALLADRLVEEWASRRRARLGASRGDESRMETRLAAEKKLVRHHLMVSDAAERLRESDRHVVRRALADIVHHAPARKLN from the coding sequence ATGTCGGCAAAAAGCGACGCGTTCGAAGCAGCGGTGACGGACTATATTCAGGCGCGAACCGCGCTCGACGCGGTGCCGGGGGCGCGGACGCGGGCTTTGACCGACCGCAGCTTCGCCCGGCTGGCGGCGCTCGCCGCGCCGCGTATCCGCTATTTCACGCGAAGCTATGGGCTGATCGATGTCGCCGAGGATGCCGCGCAAGTGTGCGCGATCGCATTGCATCGCGCCGCCGAACGCTATGATCCGGCGCGGGCGCGCTTCACCACCTATGTGAACTGGCAATTCCGCGCCGAACTGCAGGCGCTGCGGCACCGGCTTCATGGCGACCAGCGCTGCGCCGGGCGGCGGCATGTCACCGCGACGCTATCGCTCGACGCGTTGCAGGAGGAGGGCGCCGACGCGTGGCTGACCGATCCGGCGGCCGAAAATGCGACCGAACAGGGCGCGGCGGACAATCTTGCCGCGCTTCTGGCCGACCGGCTGGTCGAGGAGTGGGCGAGCCGTCGCCGCGCCAGGCTCGGCGCATCGCGCGGCGATGAAAGCCGGATGGAAACCCGGCTCGCCGCCGAAAAGAAGCTCGTTCGGCACCATCTGATGGTGAGCGACGCGGCGGAACGGCTGCGCGAAAGCGACCGGCATGTCGTACGCCGGGCGCTTGCCGACATCGTTCATCATGCGCCCGCCCGCAAACTTAACTGA